From a region of the Candidatus Brocadia sp. genome:
- a CDS encoding 4Fe-4S binding protein has translation MAHIRDKTCPTATCVALHKYEVTPEKCTRCQACIRNCPVKAISGNTTEAAFIDKEKCIKCNLCYEKCNFLAIK, from the coding sequence GTGGCGCATATCCGCGATAAAACGTGTCCGACCGCCACCTGCGTCGCCCTTCACAAGTATGAAGTTACTCCGGAAAAATGCACCCGATGCCAGGCATGCATTCGCAACTGCCCGGTCAAGGCAATCAGCGGCAACACAACGGAGGCGGCTTTTATTGATAAAGAAAAGTGCATCAAGTGCAATCTCTGTTACGAAAAATGTAATTTCCTGGCAATAAAATAA
- a CDS encoding molybdopterin-dependent oxidoreductase, with product MNIIQLVIDDKPISAPEGTNVFQAALDNGIYIPGLCYHPKLSQFGGCRLCYVEVTERKRTSHRFACAHPVSEGMMVKVNTQRVVRYRKSVMEYLLAHHELSCPTCDKSGECGLQNITYELNLAPGRFRTVRMHQPVIRDNPVLELNRNRCVLCGRCVSACKEIEGVSAIDFQNRGFKTVIGTAFDRPLECSFCGGCVAVCPTGAWQDRTLGFKGRPWEFVSTPTICPYCSVGCTIVVNTKAGDVRRIVSNDRLGINEGNLCVKGRFGHEFIHSPERLKTPLIRRNGELSPASWHDALHYVSKRFQQIIQEHGGPSIGGIGSERCTNEDNYLFQKFCRSVLGTNAIDNVANIKSPYLNRLIYQAVVHGMTTLPLKELDRADTLFFFGADVTEAHPVAGSMARKAIRLNSANLIIANVRNVRFNSVARNDIRLSYALGSQAVLINALMKVMLDEGLIDVKKVETATHQFRELCSSLNAVMVAEASQQTGVHEETIRNAARILAKPGKCYVVCGKDIEEDPSGEAAAKALLNLCALINASNTGEGRASILFSRSHNNSQGVNDVGVVPEFLPGYLDINETAHRERVKKLWGKKLPDHVIRKDSMNVIDLALNGKLKAFYVMGENPIVTYPYGKDVREACKKLDFMVVQDAFLTETAQMADVVLPTVTFAEKEGTFTNMGMAVQRLNKAIQPAGEAKPDWEILCELAKKMGHSFAYLSAKEILQEIGSLSPIYAGIQYDRLKRKEFRWASSFTQKSAPAKYTFEIALPERLTVAKRKDFPYLLLTGASLNHHGTFSRHAKALTAIAPECFVEIAKNTAHEAGVQDGDMVTVESMQDKIQLRARVTDAMPDGVVFVPEDCEWVPVNLLRNAVYTPVKIYKESK from the coding sequence ATGAATATCATACAACTGGTTATTGATGACAAACCCATCAGCGCCCCAGAGGGCACGAATGTCTTTCAGGCGGCGCTGGATAACGGCATTTACATTCCCGGCCTGTGCTATCATCCGAAGCTCTCACAATTCGGGGGTTGCCGTCTCTGTTATGTGGAGGTCACAGAACGAAAACGAACGAGCCACCGGTTTGCCTGTGCTCATCCCGTGTCAGAAGGGATGATGGTAAAAGTAAACACCCAAAGGGTAGTCCGGTACCGCAAGTCGGTTATGGAATATTTGCTGGCGCATCACGAACTCTCCTGTCCCACCTGTGATAAATCCGGGGAATGCGGACTCCAGAATATCACCTACGAACTGAATCTGGCTCCGGGCAGATTCAGGACGGTGAGGATGCATCAGCCGGTGATCCGGGATAACCCGGTGTTAGAACTGAACCGCAACCGGTGTGTTTTGTGCGGACGTTGCGTAAGCGCCTGTAAAGAGATCGAAGGGGTGAGCGCCATTGACTTCCAGAACCGCGGTTTTAAAACGGTCATCGGCACCGCCTTTGACCGGCCGCTGGAGTGCAGTTTTTGCGGCGGTTGCGTTGCCGTGTGCCCGACCGGCGCCTGGCAGGACAGAACCCTGGGGTTCAAAGGCAGGCCGTGGGAATTCGTCAGTACGCCCACAATTTGTCCTTACTGTTCCGTTGGCTGTACGATTGTTGTCAATACAAAGGCGGGAGACGTGCGGCGGATCGTATCCAATGATCGCCTGGGAATCAATGAAGGCAATCTCTGTGTTAAGGGAAGGTTTGGCCACGAATTTATCCATTCTCCCGAACGGTTAAAGACTCCGCTGATCAGACGCAACGGCGAATTGTCTCCGGCATCCTGGCACGACGCCCTTCACTACGTATCAAAACGGTTCCAGCAGATTATCCAGGAGCATGGAGGACCATCGATCGGCGGGATCGGTTCTGAAAGATGCACCAATGAAGACAACTATCTCTTCCAAAAATTCTGCAGGTCTGTCCTCGGAACGAACGCCATTGACAACGTAGCGAATATAAAATCACCGTATCTCAACCGGCTGATCTACCAGGCCGTTGTGCACGGCATGACCACCCTGCCACTCAAAGAACTCGACCGGGCGGATACCCTGTTCTTTTTCGGAGCAGACGTGACGGAGGCCCATCCCGTGGCCGGCAGTATGGCACGAAAGGCCATCAGGCTGAACAGTGCGAATCTCATTATTGCCAATGTCAGAAATGTCCGGTTCAATAGCGTCGCCAGAAACGACATCCGTTTATCCTATGCGCTGGGAAGCCAGGCCGTTCTCATAAATGCCTTGATGAAGGTTATGCTTGATGAAGGACTGATTGATGTAAAAAAGGTGGAAACCGCGACGCATCAGTTTCGTGAATTATGCTCTTCACTGAACGCGGTCATGGTCGCGGAGGCGTCTCAACAAACGGGAGTCCATGAGGAAACGATCAGAAATGCAGCAAGGATCCTGGCAAAACCGGGAAAATGTTATGTTGTTTGCGGTAAGGACATAGAAGAAGATCCGTCGGGTGAGGCCGCTGCAAAAGCGTTGTTAAATCTCTGCGCACTGATCAATGCCTCAAACACCGGTGAAGGCAGGGCCTCGATCCTGTTCTCGCGATCCCACAACAACTCTCAGGGGGTGAACGATGTAGGAGTTGTTCCTGAATTTCTCCCCGGGTATCTTGATATTAATGAGACGGCACACAGGGAAAGGGTAAAAAAGTTATGGGGGAAAAAACTGCCTGATCATGTGATCAGGAAAGACTCCATGAATGTTATTGACCTTGCGCTCAACGGCAAATTAAAAGCGTTCTATGTAATGGGCGAGAATCCCATCGTGACTTACCCGTATGGGAAGGATGTCCGGGAGGCATGCAAAAAGCTTGATTTTATGGTTGTCCAGGATGCCTTTCTGACGGAAACAGCGCAAATGGCGGACGTCGTCCTGCCAACGGTGACCTTCGCCGAGAAGGAAGGGACGTTTACCAACATGGGGATGGCCGTGCAGCGACTGAACAAGGCGATTCAGCCTGCGGGAGAAGCAAAGCCGGACTGGGAAATTCTCTGTGAACTTGCGAAAAAGATGGGACATTCTTTTGCTTATCTTTCCGCAAAGGAGATTTTGCAGGAAATCGGAAGCTTGTCGCCCATTTACGCCGGTATTCAGTATGATCGTTTGAAGAGAAAGGAATTTCGCTGGGCATCATCCTTTACTCAAAAGAGCGCCCCGGCAAAGTATACCTTTGAGATAGCCCTGCCTGAACGTCTGACGGTGGCAAAGAGGAAGGACTTTCCGTATCTGTTGCTCACCGGCGCCAGTCTGAATCATCACGGCACTTTTTCCCGGCATGCAAAGGCGCTTACGGCAATTGCCCCGGAATGTTTTGTGGAAATAGCGAAAAACACTGCACATGAGGCGGGTGTACAGGACGGGGATATGGTTACGGTTGAATCGATGCAGGACAAGATACAACTGAGGGCAAGGGTCACGGACGCGATGCCCGACGGGGTCGTTTTTGTTCCGGAGGACTGTGAGTGGGTGCCGGTCAATCTGCTCCGTAATGCGGTATATACCCCTGTTAAAATCTACAAAGAATCAAAGTAG
- the nuoH gene encoding NADH-quinone oxidoreductase subunit NuoH — MNKELLVYLLIAGVKVLLVFGMIQFMVIAMIWLERKIMAHMQVRLGPMRVGPHGLLQPIADGIKLLLKEDIIPEKASKLLFVLAPAMAMIPAMLTFAVIPFGDTVKILGYKVDLVITDINIGFLYIFGVSSLGIYGIVMAGWASNNKYSLLGGIRSAAQMISYELTLGLSLIGVVMMTESLSLVDVVNAQASLWNIVLQPLGFFIYFTSAIAEVNRCPFDLPEAESELVAGYHTEYSSMKFAMFFMAEYANMITVSAIAVTFFLGGWQGPFLPPVVWFMLKLSGCLFFFIWIRSTFPRLRYDQLMHFGWKFLLPLSLFNILITGLVMVIKG; from the coding sequence ATGAATAAAGAATTACTTGTGTATCTTCTCATTGCAGGCGTTAAGGTCCTGCTGGTATTTGGCATGATCCAGTTTATGGTCATCGCTATGATCTGGCTCGAAAGAAAGATTATGGCGCACATGCAGGTGCGGCTGGGTCCGATGCGTGTCGGCCCGCATGGATTGTTGCAGCCCATTGCTGATGGCATCAAGCTTCTGTTGAAGGAAGACATTATTCCGGAAAAGGCAAGCAAGCTGCTTTTTGTCCTGGCCCCGGCAATGGCAATGATTCCGGCAATGCTTACCTTTGCCGTTATTCCTTTCGGAGACACGGTAAAAATTCTTGGGTACAAGGTAGACCTGGTAATCACGGATATCAATATCGGGTTTCTTTACATTTTCGGCGTATCTTCTCTGGGTATTTATGGTATCGTCATGGCCGGCTGGGCATCAAACAACAAATATTCATTGCTGGGCGGCATCCGATCTGCGGCGCAAATGATCAGCTATGAGCTTACCCTTGGGCTGTCGCTGATCGGGGTTGTTATGATGACAGAGTCGTTGAGTCTGGTAGATGTTGTCAACGCCCAGGCAAGCTTATGGAACATTGTTTTGCAACCCCTTGGGTTTTTTATCTATTTCACGAGCGCTATAGCAGAGGTCAACCGGTGTCCGTTTGACCTGCCGGAGGCAGAGTCGGAGCTTGTGGCGGGGTACCACACCGAATACAGCAGCATGAAATTTGCTATGTTTTTCATGGCAGAATATGCCAATATGATCACCGTATCCGCTATCGCGGTCACGTTTTTTCTGGGCGGATGGCAGGGGCCATTTTTGCCGCCGGTAGTCTGGTTTATGCTCAAGTTATCCGGGTGTTTATTCTTCTTCATCTGGATACGGTCGACGTTCCCCAGGCTCAGATACGACCAGTTAATGCATTTTGGCTGGAAGTTCTTGTTGCCGCTTTCGCTGTTCAATATATTAATCACTGGACTTGTCATGGTAATAAAAGGATAA
- a CDS encoding NADH-quinone oxidoreductase subunit I — MILPLLKGLALTLRRFLNPNTCATIPYPEERPKLSTRFRGLPELQLGKDGREKCVACGLCAKVCPSQCISIEGAEDETHRRYPKTYELDAFRCIFCGFCEEACPVRAIILRDTFELATYENKDVLNKERLLDLTRKRNLPR; from the coding sequence ATGATTTTACCCTTATTGAAAGGTTTGGCGCTCACTCTCAGGCGATTTCTCAATCCAAATACCTGCGCAACGATACCGTATCCCGAAGAACGGCCAAAGCTCTCCACGCGGTTTCGGGGACTGCCGGAATTACAGTTGGGAAAAGACGGGCGGGAGAAGTGTGTCGCCTGCGGGTTATGCGCCAAGGTGTGTCCCTCGCAGTGCATTTCCATTGAAGGGGCAGAGGACGAGACACACCGGAGATATCCAAAGACGTACGAACTGGACGCCTTCCGTTGTATTTTCTGCGGATTTTGTGAAGAGGCGTGCCCCGTAAGGGCTATTATCCTGCGGGATACCTTTGAACTGGCAACGTATGAGAATAAAGACGTCCTGAATAAGGAACGATTGCTGGATCTCACGAGAAAGAGAAATTTACCCCGGTAA
- a CDS encoding NADH-quinone oxidoreductase subunit J, translated as MSAYLFYIVAAITVTTAVYLIFEKNPVYGALYLIQTMVSLAVLYILLEAQFVAAVQIIVYAGAIMVLFLFVIMLLNLNVGEVTKNALPFQRILAILMGIALFTIICLVIRSKLLQGKQDQYTTAYVQSVGNTKLIGNLLFTDYLLPFEITSILLFVAAIGAIMLAKRKL; from the coding sequence ATGTCAGCATATTTATTTTATATTGTAGCTGCGATTACGGTCACCACGGCGGTGTATCTTATTTTTGAAAAGAACCCCGTCTATGGCGCTTTATACCTCATTCAGACGATGGTCTCTCTTGCCGTCCTCTATATATTGCTTGAGGCGCAGTTTGTCGCCGCCGTCCAGATTATCGTATATGCCGGCGCCATTATGGTACTCTTCCTTTTCGTAATCATGTTGTTAAACCTTAACGTTGGGGAAGTGACAAAGAATGCATTACCCTTCCAAAGAATACTGGCGATTCTGATGGGAATCGCGTTGTTTACCATCATTTGTCTCGTTATCCGATCGAAACTCCTGCAGGGAAAGCAGGATCAATACACGACGGCGTACGTTCAAAGCGTCGGAAATACAAAACTTATTGGCAATCTGTTATTCACGGATTATCTGCTGCCGTTTGAGATAACCTCCATTTTATTATTCGTGGCGGCCATTGGCGCTATTATGCTGGCAAAGAGAAAATTATAA
- the nuoK gene encoding NADH-quinone oxidoreductase subunit NuoK produces the protein MITITHYLVLSAILFTIGVIGVLIRRNAIVIFMCIELMLNAVNLSFVACAHYLNSMQGQLFVFFTMTVAAAEAAVGLAIIVAVFRNKETVNIDDVNIMKW, from the coding sequence ATGATTACCATTACACATTATCTGGTATTGAGCGCAATCCTGTTTACTATTGGCGTTATTGGCGTCCTCATACGGAGGAATGCCATCGTTATCTTCATGTGCATCGAACTCATGCTCAACGCGGTAAATCTGTCCTTTGTGGCGTGCGCCCATTACCTCAATTCCATGCAGGGACAGCTGTTTGTCTTTTTCACTATGACCGTTGCCGCTGCCGAAGCGGCCGTTGGCCTGGCAATCATCGTGGCCGTATTCAGGAACAAAGAAACCGTAAACATTGACGACGTCAATATCATGAAATGGTAG
- the nuoL gene encoding NADH-quinone oxidoreductase subunit L: MLNLVSLILLFPLIGSAINGLAGKRLRKETVGYLACGAIGLSFLVSILVFCGLLLLPPEGRLFEKHLFRWIESGSFISTAALQVDPLSSLMILVVTSVGFLIHIYSIGYMHHDKGYHRYFCYLNLFAFSMLLLVLSNNFLLMFIGWEAVGLCSYLLIGFWFEKESASNAAKKAFVVNRVGDFGFALGVMLIFLTFHSVDFTEVFSAASHGNFEVGSFTVTIITLLLFMGATGKSAQIPLYTWLPDAMEGPTPVSALIHAATMVTAGVYMIARCNALYLLSPFTMTVVACIGGATALFAASVGLVQNDIKRVLAYSTISQLGYMFLACGVGAFTAGVFHLMTHAFFKALLFLGSGSVIHALSGEQDIRKMGGLKSHIPVTYKTFLIGTVAIAGIPPFAGFFSKDEILLEAFVRGNFIYWSLGAIAALLTAFYMFRLLFMTFHGESRVSHHAMEHLHESPKNMTLPLTVLAGLSFFGGFLGIPGANALSCFLAPVLGGHGHAETAGHHGAWLPYLMMAVSTAIAIAGIFLAYQMYIKKPGVPQRLAERFRFVHTLLLNKYYVDEIYDALFVNPVKKISAQFLWKGVDVRIIDGSVNGIARLVGGIGNILRLLQTGYIRNYAFYIVAGCIFIIVLAVFGR; encoded by the coding sequence ATGCTCAATCTCGTATCGCTGATCTTGTTATTCCCGTTAATCGGGTCGGCAATCAACGGCCTTGCAGGGAAAAGACTGCGCAAGGAAACGGTTGGCTACCTCGCCTGCGGGGCAATCGGCCTGTCGTTCCTTGTTTCGATCCTGGTGTTTTGCGGGCTCCTTTTGCTGCCGCCGGAAGGGCGCCTGTTTGAAAAGCATCTCTTCCGCTGGATCGAATCAGGTTCATTTATATCGACAGCAGCTTTGCAGGTAGACCCCTTGTCTTCCCTGATGATCCTGGTCGTCACCAGTGTCGGATTTCTTATCCACATCTACTCGATTGGCTATATGCATCATGACAAGGGCTACCATCGCTATTTTTGCTACCTGAACCTGTTTGCCTTTTCCATGCTCCTGCTGGTGCTCAGCAATAACTTCCTTCTCATGTTTATTGGCTGGGAGGCCGTTGGGTTATGCTCGTACCTGCTCATCGGATTCTGGTTTGAAAAAGAATCGGCCTCAAATGCCGCCAAAAAGGCCTTTGTCGTAAACCGGGTCGGCGACTTTGGTTTTGCCCTTGGTGTCATGCTGATCTTTCTGACCTTTCACAGCGTCGATTTTACTGAGGTGTTCAGCGCGGCCTCGCACGGAAATTTCGAGGTGGGCAGCTTTACGGTAACGATCATCACCCTGCTCTTGTTTATGGGGGCAACGGGCAAATCAGCGCAGATACCTCTGTATACGTGGCTGCCTGACGCCATGGAGGGCCCTACGCCGGTCAGCGCACTCATCCACGCGGCAACCATGGTAACGGCGGGTGTTTATATGATCGCCCGGTGCAATGCACTGTATCTGTTATCGCCCTTCACGATGACCGTGGTGGCCTGTATTGGCGGGGCAACGGCTCTCTTTGCGGCATCCGTCGGCCTTGTGCAAAACGATATCAAGCGGGTGCTGGCGTATTCCACCATCAGTCAGCTTGGCTACATGTTTCTGGCCTGTGGTGTGGGGGCATTCACGGCTGGCGTTTTTCACCTGATGACCCATGCCTTTTTCAAGGCCCTGCTGTTCCTTGGTTCAGGAAGCGTCATTCATGCCCTGTCCGGTGAACAGGATATCAGGAAGATGGGGGGGCTAAAGTCTCACATCCCCGTTACGTACAAGACCTTCTTGATCGGGACGGTTGCCATTGCAGGTATTCCGCCATTTGCAGGGTTCTTCAGCAAGGATGAAATTTTATTAGAGGCATTCGTCCGGGGGAATTTCATTTACTGGTCGCTGGGAGCCATTGCTGCGCTGTTAACGGCTTTCTATATGTTCCGCCTGCTGTTTATGACGTTTCATGGAGAATCGCGGGTGTCTCATCATGCTATGGAGCACCTCCATGAGTCTCCAAAGAATATGACTCTTCCTCTTACCGTGCTTGCAGGACTTTCCTTTTTCGGCGGTTTTCTTGGTATTCCCGGCGCAAATGCGCTGAGTTGCTTTTTAGCGCCCGTGCTTGGCGGGCATGGCCATGCTGAGACTGCCGGACATCACGGCGCATGGCTTCCCTATCTGATGATGGCCGTTTCAACAGCTATCGCCATTGCCGGGATATTTCTTGCGTATCAGATGTACATCAAAAAACCCGGCGTGCCCCAAAGGCTGGCTGAGCGGTTCCGGTTTGTCCATACGCTCCTCCTGAACAAATACTATGTTGATGAAATCTATGACGCCCTCTTTGTTAATCCCGTGAAAAAAATCTCGGCACAATTCCTATGGAAGGGTGTGGACGTCAGGATAATCGATGGATCGGTAAATGGCATTGCCCGGCTTGTAGGGGGAATTGGCAATATCCTGCGTCTCTTGCAGACAGGATATATACGGAATTACGCCTTTTATATTGTCGCTGGCTGTATCTTTATTATTGTGCTTGCCGTATTTGGCAGGTAA
- a CDS encoding NADH-quinone oxidoreductase subunit M: MPLLSLITFLPVVGIFFVLFMDSKRGELIRVTALLVSIVVFILSLPLYFHFNAQVSDMQFVEKLPWIPSFGIHYHIGIDGISLFLILLTTFLMPVSILASWHITKHVKEYMIAMLALETGMIGVFVSLDLFLFYVYWELMLIPMYLLIGIWGGPRRIYAAIKFFIYTMTGSVFMLLAIIALYFLNHRATGEYTFNLLEFYRLELSFAVQFWLFLAFAFAFAIKVPMFPFHTWLPDAHVEAPTAGSVILAGVLLKMGTYGFVRFCLPLFPEASHAFIPVISWMAIVGIIYGALVSMVQDDLKKLVAYSSVSHLGFVMLGIFAFNVQGIEGGITQMINHGLSTGALFLVVGMLYERRHTRMIADFGGLTRQMPVFATLFLIVTLSSIGLPGLNGFVGEFLILLGAFRSRILYASIATSGIILAAVYMLWMFQRVMFHEITHEENKTLKDVNKREFAILLPLVIVIFWIGIYPGSFLRKMDASVDRLLKQAGRKSETVSNLRRQDKKATPQIDIISETGTEW; this comes from the coding sequence ATGCCGCTACTTTCACTCATAACCTTTCTTCCCGTCGTCGGGATATTTTTTGTCCTTTTCATGGATTCAAAGAGAGGGGAACTGATCAGGGTTACCGCCCTGCTGGTTTCCATCGTGGTGTTTATCCTCTCCCTTCCCTTGTATTTCCATTTCAATGCCCAGGTATCCGACATGCAGTTTGTCGAAAAATTGCCGTGGATCCCTTCCTTTGGAATCCACTATCATATTGGCATAGACGGGATAAGTCTCTTTCTTATCCTTTTGACGACCTTTCTCATGCCTGTCTCCATTCTGGCCTCATGGCATATCACGAAACACGTAAAGGAATACATGATCGCCATGCTCGCGCTTGAAACGGGGATGATCGGCGTGTTTGTCTCGCTGGACCTGTTTTTGTTTTATGTATACTGGGAACTCATGCTGATCCCCATGTATCTCCTCATTGGTATCTGGGGCGGGCCGCGGCGGATTTATGCGGCGATAAAATTCTTCATTTACACCATGACCGGCAGCGTCTTTATGCTCCTGGCGATTATTGCCCTGTACTTTTTAAATCATCGGGCGACGGGTGAATATACCTTTAATCTTCTGGAATTTTACCGGCTTGAACTCTCGTTTGCCGTTCAATTCTGGCTGTTCCTCGCCTTTGCCTTTGCCTTTGCTATTAAAGTCCCGATGTTTCCCTTTCATACCTGGCTGCCGGACGCCCATGTGGAGGCGCCCACCGCCGGAAGCGTGATCCTGGCCGGGGTGCTCTTAAAGATGGGGACGTATGGCTTTGTGCGATTCTGCCTGCCGCTGTTTCCGGAGGCAAGCCACGCCTTCATCCCGGTAATTTCATGGATGGCGATCGTTGGCATCATTTATGGCGCATTGGTCTCCATGGTGCAGGACGATTTGAAGAAGCTGGTCGCCTATTCCAGCGTCAGCCATTTAGGCTTTGTCATGCTGGGCATCTTTGCCTTCAACGTACAGGGTATTGAGGGTGGTATTACCCAAATGATCAATCACGGCCTCAGCACCGGGGCGCTCTTTCTTGTGGTTGGAATGCTCTACGAGAGGAGGCACACGCGGATGATTGCGGATTTTGGAGGACTAACCAGGCAGATGCCGGTATTTGCCACGCTCTTTTTAATCGTTACGCTGTCTTCGATAGGATTGCCCGGGCTGAACGGCTTTGTTGGTGAATTCCTCATCCTCTTAGGCGCATTCAGATCGCGCATCCTCTATGCATCCATCGCAACTTCAGGGATCATCCTTGCGGCGGTCTATATGCTCTGGATGTTTCAGCGGGTCATGTTCCATGAAATCACCCATGAAGAAAACAAGACGTTAAAGGACGTGAACAAGCGGGAGTTTGCTATCCTGCTTCCCCTTGTTATAGTCATCTTCTGGATAGGCATTTATCCTGGTTCGTTTCTGAGAAAGATGGATGCCTCGGTAGATCGCTTATTAAAACAGGCAGGTAGAAAATCAGAAACGGTATCCAATCTGCGAAGACAAGATAAAAAGGCAACGCCTCAGATTGATATCATTTCAGAAACCGGGACAGAGTGGTAA
- a CDS encoding NADH-quinone oxidoreductase subunit N: MTNVSIMTFNVLSILPILILSGFGMIVLFVDIVSSRRLGEKNLLAYVSLLGIILAAIFARSPAGTTLFSFNETFTIDNYSLFFNFIFLLSTGLTILISHSYIRREEINHGEYYALILFSTIGMMLMASGADLLIIFIGLEVMSISIYILTGFKRSILISNEASLKYFLLGAFATGFLLYGISLIYGSTGAINLKQIAGFIASKGGMSDPMLLMGMGLIIIGLGFKVASVPFHAWVPDVYEGAPTSITAFMSVGPKAAGFAAFLRIFLTAFGSSHDEWQKIVSILAILTMTIGNVIAIAQTNIKRMLAYSSIAHAGYLLIALVAANNMGAPAILFYMLAYTFMNIGAFAIVIVLSRKGDEFIQINDYAGLGFKQPFLAVAMTLFMLSMAGVPPMAGFVGKFYIFSAAIKSGYIGLAVIGVINSVISVYYYLRITVIMYMKEPTREFAPLTISPLIVAAIVISVVGTLHLGIFPSKVMEIAQQATLIVK, from the coding sequence ATGACAAATGTTTCCATAATGACGTTTAATGTCCTGAGCATCCTGCCAATCCTGATCCTGTCAGGGTTCGGTATGATTGTGCTCTTCGTGGATATCGTGTCCTCAAGGAGGCTGGGGGAAAAGAATCTCCTTGCCTACGTGTCCCTGCTGGGAATTATCCTTGCCGCCATCTTTGCCAGGAGTCCTGCGGGAACAACCCTCTTCTCTTTCAATGAGACCTTTACCATCGATAACTATTCCCTGTTTTTTAACTTCATCTTCCTGCTCAGCACCGGACTCACGATCCTGATCTCACACAGCTACATCAGGCGTGAGGAGATCAATCACGGGGAATACTATGCCCTCATCCTGTTTTCTACCATTGGGATGATGCTTATGGCATCGGGCGCTGATTTGCTGATTATTTTTATCGGCCTGGAGGTCATGTCTATTAGTATTTATATCCTGACGGGGTTCAAGCGTTCAATACTCATCTCAAACGAGGCGTCCCTGAAATATTTCCTGCTTGGTGCGTTTGCTACGGGCTTTTTGCTCTACGGTATCTCCCTGATCTACGGTTCAACGGGCGCCATCAATCTCAAACAGATCGCCGGTTTTATTGCCAGCAAGGGGGGCATGTCGGACCCTATGCTGCTTATGGGAATGGGGTTGATCATCATTGGGCTCGGCTTCAAGGTCGCTTCGGTGCCGTTTCACGCGTGGGTGCCTGACGTCTATGAGGGAGCTCCCACCTCCATCACGGCCTTTATGTCGGTGGGGCCAAAGGCAGCGGGGTTTGCAGCCTTTTTGCGCATTTTTTTGACCGCCTTCGGCTCGTCCCATGATGAATGGCAGAAGATTGTCTCCATCCTTGCCATCCTGACGATGACGATAGGAAACGTCATTGCCATTGCCCAGACAAACATCAAGCGCATGCTGGCATATTCCAGCATTGCCCATGCGGGCTATCTCCTCATTGCCCTGGTGGCCGCAAACAATATGGGTGCACCGGCTATCTTGTTCTATATGCTGGCGTACACCTTTATGAACATTGGGGCATTTGCCATTGTTATTGTACTAAGCCGCAAGGGTGACGAATTCATCCAGATCAACGACTACGCAGGGTTGGGGTTTAAGCAGCCGTTTCTTGCCGTGGCGATGACTCTTTTTATGCTTTCCATGGCAGGTGTGCCGCCTATGGCAGGTTTTGTGGGAAAATTTTATATCTTCAGTGCCGCCATAAAATCGGGTTATATCGGACTTGCCGTCATTGGCGTAATCAACAGCGTTATCTCTGTTTACTACTACCTGAGGATCACGGTAATTATGTATATGAAGGAGCCCACCAGGGAATTTGCCCCGCTTACCATTTCACCGCTGATCGTTGCTGCCATTGTTATCTCGGTGGTTGGCACACTCCACCTCGGTATCTTCCCGTCCAAGGTCATGGAAATTGCTCAACAGGCTACCCTGATAGTGAAATAA
- a CDS encoding DUF2959 family protein, with protein MKHIYTGTKKTKQRKRTRGWNSVGFVAFIMVSWGAQMLFSGCATTGPEKKQKAVSSIEGFHKELMKNLNQITETLTALNQIETPEKGDLYKPYQNFVKQLNRTTDNSLSMDRHATAMATKGREYFDTWEKELSNIMNAELRTKGAERRGELSATFERITRLAQEVQMTYQPFLSDLTDVKTALGNDLTPRGMAAMKPYISKANKDGEIVMVKLQALADEVDRATNALSSRVGL; from the coding sequence ATGAAACATATTTATACAGGAACAAAAAAGACGAAGCAGAGAAAAAGAACCCGTGGGTGGAATTCCGTTGGTTTTGTGGCCTTCATTATGGTCTCCTGGGGCGCTCAGATGCTGTTTTCCGGTTGCGCCACAACGGGTCCCGAAAAAAAGCAAAAGGCAGTGTCGAGTATTGAAGGATTTCACAAAGAACTGATGAAGAATCTCAACCAGATAACGGAAACCCTTACCGCACTGAACCAGATCGAAACACCCGAAAAAGGGGATTTGTATAAACCGTATCAGAATTTTGTGAAACAACTGAACCGCACAACGGATAATTCTCTCAGCATGGACAGACATGCCACTGCTATGGCCACAAAAGGGCGGGAATATTTTGACACATGGGAAAAGGAGCTGTCAAACATCATGAATGCGGAATTGCGCACAAAGGGAGCGGAACGGCGCGGGGAACTAAGCGCGACCTTTGAACGTATTACCCGCCTGGCACAAGAAGTCCAGATGACGTACCAGCCTTTCTTAAGCGATCTGACCGACGTAAAGACAGCGCTTGGCAATGACCTTACCCCGCGGGGAATGGCAGCAATGAAACCTTATATTAGCAAGGCAAATAAGGACGGAGAAATCGTGATGGTAAAACTTCAGGCGCTCGCCGATGAGGTGGATCGCGCCACGAATGCCTTATCCTCCAGAGTGGGGCTCTGA